Within the Thermosynechococcaceae cyanobacterium Okahandja genome, the region ATGACTGGGGATAAAGCTTTTGCGCCCTAGGTACAGCTGCCAACGGGGAGCTTGCAGCGCTGCATCCAGTTGAGTCAGTAATTTAGCGTCGCCTTCTAGCCCTACCAAATAGTCAGCATCCGCCACATAGTAGCGATCGCTGAGGGTGGTGTTGGCCTTATTCTTATCGCGCATGTTGTCTTGGACAGTGTGGTAGTCCCGTTGCAACACTCCTTCTTTATTGACCCGCACCCCCATCTTCAGCGCCGCAAGGTCATGTACAGGCTCCCAGCGGGGGCGACCCAGCGCCGCACAGAGGAGGCCAATCACAGCAGATTTAGTGGGTTCACGGCGGCTATCCCGATGACCAAATTGGCTATGATCCCCCCAACTCATCATGGGCGATCGCAATCGTAACAGCAGCGTGGGCATCTTACTGTTCTCCGGTGTTGAAGGCTTTCTCTAGAGCTTCTTGCAGCAGCGTGTCCACCGAGTCCTGTTCCGCCTCTGCTAGGGCTTCAAGCTGTTCTGCCAAGTTTTTGCGGGTAACGATACCCTTATATTTCACCCCTGCCTCACCATACATTTTGGTGAGGTCAGCCCAGTGGGTATCCAGCGCCTTGACGGCATTTTCCAGTAGGCTTTTGCCATTTTTGGGGGCGATCGGGTTTTCAAAGGCATCCACTAACGACACAGGCTGCCCCTGACGGACAACCGCCATGACCACCGCAGGCAATGAGTGAGCAGCAAAGCTGTTTTGATGGCCAGATGGAATGGCATGAATAAACGCCTCAGCAAAGGCTGTCACAATGGATTCCAGATGCTCTGTCCCCCCCAAATTACGAGCCAGTTGTTCAGTATCCAATGTGGCAAAGCGATAGTAGGTGGAGCTATTGTAGCCAGTTTCCCCCATGTGGTCAGCACCCGTTTCGTCATCCCCGCCCAGATCATCCACAGCGGTGAAGAAATCGAATTCCTGTTGCAGCGTGTTAACACTAATGGCATGAGCCATCTGCACAGCAGCATCGACATTGGCCGTAGGTAGCGAAGCCATCATTCGACCAAAGAGGGCAACATCACCGGGTTTGCCCGTTTCGACCAGTGCTTTTTGGATAGCCTTGGTAATCTCCTTGGATAGTTCTGCCTTGTCGCCAGTTAGGCCGGGTTCAATACCTGCCCAATTGTTGATCAGGATGTGGGCGATCGCGGCCAATTCCGTTTTCCCTAAAAAGACAATGGTCGTTGCTTTGCCTTGTTCATTCAATTTAAGCTTAAGACCTTCCTCTAGAGCGAGGCGAGCGGCACTCTCTGCCTTCTGTTCATCAATCCCTTGATCGATCAAGAGCTTTTTCAGTTCAGGTAACCAGTTGCGGGAGCGATCGGCAAACTGGCTAGCACTCAGCTTGGAATGTTGTTGATAGTACAGTCGCACCGCCCGTTTTTGACACTGGCTAGAGATGCGGGCACGCGGACGACCGCCAAAAATTGTGGATTTAGGCATTCCGTTTTCATCCCGATTCAGATTGGCAGGGGGGAAGCTTTGAATCAAATGAAGTTCAAGTTGCATAGATAATTTCCTCAGTGAGAAAACAAGGTTTTGATCTTTCGGTTGGGCGAAATAATAAGGTCAAAGGTCACTCAAGCGCAAGGGTGACCCTGCTAGGGCTAGTGGATGCATTCGCCTTGATGCATAGCCCTCATCCCCCCACCCCCTTCTCCCTTTTTTGGGAGAAGGGGAGACGGATTCAAAGTCCCTCAGTCCCTCTTCCGTCCTAGGAGAAAAATCTAGGGTTAGGGCAACAACTTTTTTTCCTCTTGAGATAAAGTTAACAGGTAGGGACTAACAGTCGCTTTGATGTTGGCTTCTACCTCTAGTTGAGAATTACCTTGGGTCTGGCATCCTTCTAGGGAAGAGCAATAGGTATAGTCGCCAAATTCATCTTTTTCGATGAGGACAGAAAGTTAATGCATAATTATTTCTCCGGAACTTTACTAATGAGCAAGGTGTGAGTTTTACTAGCACAGAATAGACCTTAGAAGACGTTCTAATCTCTCACGGTTAGATACCTGAAGCCTACCGAGTTTTCGGACGCAAAGTTATAGGTTGCCATAGGCAGCATCCTCAGAATTGTCCCAAACCTTAGCAGAAGCAACTTCTGGTATCTGAAGAAACACTTTTAGTCGGCTCATTTCGAGTACGTTGACTTAAAAAGTCAGTAAATTCTCCTACGTCCCTAACTTGGTGAAGCTGGAGATGCCGTATTTTTTCAATTATGTCTTGCTCTCGTTTAGAAAGAGATTGCATGGCGTTTCCTCCTGAATTTGACTGATTAACGAAGTGTGTTTTTTGCAATCGTTTAACTCATGGCTTGGGGATTATTGATACACTGTGAGGTATCTAATCTGCCTCATCCGGTTTGTTTGAAGGGGAAGTTGCCCGCCAGAAGGTTTTAGCCCATTGATCTTGAATAAATTGATCGGGATGATCCCAAAAACAAAGATCGGCGATGAGTTGGGGATAATAAACAGGAATGTTCTTGTCCTTTTTACTTTTAATCTGTCGCACCAACGCCGTAATCGGAGATTGGATATCAGCCAGATCTGTATCCAACAGGGTTCTAAATCGTCGCTCGGGGCCTTTGGATTCAGTGCTGTTTTGTAAGTCTAAGCAGCTTTGGGCAAAATTGCGGGGGGCAGGTTCAGAGTCTTGGTCGTGGTAAATCGCGAGGCAAGCCACAAAAATCCAGAGATGCTGCTGTTGCTCGTGGATGTCTGCCAAATAGGGCAGCGTACAGGGATACACTTTGCGTAGGTGGTAGTGCTCACCCGAGAGTGCCCGCTTGAAGGCGGCCTTGGCACCCGTGTCATTTTTGATGCGATCTTGGATAGTTTGCAGGAATTTTATCTCTCGCTCTAGGCGATGACGGGGTGGGGTCTGGGTTGTGGTCATAAATTAGGCTCCTATTAGGAAATTTTTCCTTCTTTCTTAGCGGCGGCTTTGGCTTTTTTGGCGTTCTTTTCCTCTGGGGTAGCCCGCAGATCGGCAAGTTTCCACTCCAGCGTGCGGAGGGCAGCAGATCTAGCTTGGTAGTTGCGTATAGATACAATGGACTCAGTAAAAGCTTGACGGGCGGCAGCCTGAACCTTATCTGTCCAAGCGGTCAATTCCTTAAAACCATAGCGGGTGATACCATCGGCTCCGGTTTGGCTGTCTTGGGGCAGGGCACTAAGCAGTTCTGGGAAAATACGGTCGAGGGTAGCCCAGTAGCGGGATTCCCCATCAAGGGCACTCGCTAAACGTCCCGCATCCCCATACTTGAGCACTTCTGCAAGGACAAAGTAGGGGCTACCTCGAAACGAGCGGAAGACCTGTTGGTGGTCTTCAGCGATCGCGATCGCGCTCTTCAACGCCTGAGCCAACTCCCTGTCGGTCACGTACTGAATCGGTGCTGAAAACTGCTCCCAACTCCAGCCTAGGGGCTTAGCTTGATCCGCGCTAAGACCTAGAATTTGCAACGTGACAACATCATCAACGAGGTCTTCGGATTTGAGTTCTGCCAGCCAATCGACAATGCGGGGACGGTGTTGTTTTTCTGCTGAGAGCAGAAAGGTATCGGCATCCCGCCAAAGCTGCTTAGTTAAGGATAGGCGCACGGGCTTATCCTCCCGGTAGGCTACCCCACATTCCCACTGTTGAGACGACACCTGATCCGGTAGGGAATTGCCCATGGTGATCGCCAGTTGGCTGACTTCACCGTTTTTGGGAAATAGCCGCAACCGTCGCCAAGGAAAGCTGAGATAGCTGATATAGCCCTGGGGGGGTGCTTTCTTGGGTTTGCCGCCATAGCCCGTTTCCCAAGCGGGCAGATCCTCCCCCGTGACCACACTGGG harbors:
- the cas7e gene encoding type I-E CRISPR-associated protein Cas7/Cse4/CasC; this encodes MQLELHLIQSFPPANLNRDENGMPKSTIFGGRPRARISSQCQKRAVRLYYQQHSKLSASQFADRSRNWLPELKKLLIDQGIDEQKAESAARLALEEGLKLKLNEQGKATTIVFLGKTELAAIAHILINNWAGIEPGLTGDKAELSKEITKAIQKALVETGKPGDVALFGRMMASLPTANVDAAVQMAHAISVNTLQQEFDFFTAVDDLGGDDETGADHMGETGYNSSTYYRFATLDTEQLARNLGGTEHLESIVTAFAEAFIHAIPSGHQNSFAAHSLPAVVMAVVRQGQPVSLVDAFENPIAPKNGKSLLENAVKALDTHWADLTKMYGEAGVKYKGIVTRKNLAEQLEALAEAEQDSVDTLLQEALEKAFNTGEQ
- the casB gene encoding type I-E CRISPR-associated protein Cse2/CasB gives rise to the protein MTTTQTPPRHRLEREIKFLQTIQDRIKNDTGAKAAFKRALSGEHYHLRKVYPCTLPYLADIHEQQQHLWIFVACLAIYHDQDSEPAPRNFAQSCLDLQNSTESKGPERRFRTLLDTDLADIQSPITALVRQIKSKKDKNIPVYYPQLIADLCFWDHPDQFIQDQWAKTFWRATSPSNKPDEAD
- the casA gene encoding type I-E CRISPR-associated protein Cse1/CasA, with the translated sequence MNETPTTFNLIDQPWLPVVTSEFQIREVSLVELFQTWEMLRDIQADNPPTTLALYRFLLAILHRAYQGPRNTDHWEEIFEDNGQRAIAYLNQWRDRFDLLHPDHPFMQDPVLPPDKAVPIYTLHLMSAADKSYVFSHVHEWSGYSISLPQAARLLVRLQGVDITSLRAFYVGQSSGNRSAVNTPTINAANVLVRGSTLKQTLMFNLMRYDPAAEVPSVVTGEDLPAWETGYGGKPKKAPPQGYISYLSFPWRRLRLFPKNGEVSQLAITMGNSLPDQVSSQQWECGVAYREDKPVRLSLTKQLWRDADTFLLSAEKQHRPRIVDWLAELKSEDLVDDVVTLQILGLSADQAKPLGWSWEQFSAPIQYVTDRELAQALKSAIAIAEDHQQVFRSFRGSPYFVLAEVLKYGDAGRLASALDGESRYWATLDRIFPELLSALPQDSQTGADGITRYGFKELTAWTDKVQAAARQAFTESIVSIRNYQARSAALRTLEWKLADLRATPEEKNAKKAKAAAKKEGKIS
- the cas5e gene encoding type I-E CRISPR-associated protein Cas5/CasD → MPTLLLRLRSPMMSWGDHSQFGHRDSRREPTKSAVIGLLCAALGRPRWEPVHDLAALKMGVRVNKEGVLQRDYHTVQDNMRDKNKANTTLSDRYYVADADYLVGLEGDAKLLTQLDAALQAPRWQLYLGRKSFIPSHPIRVGVVDLPLRQALAQAPYEHRSRKKPPRQLRLVLEAPDGTDIRQDVPLDWQRRSFGRRAVKTDYCSLPEDVCTFPNLS